Proteins from a genomic interval of Desulfocurvibacter africanus subsp. africanus DSM 2603:
- a CDS encoding Lrp/AsnC family transcriptional regulator gives MVNAIVLMTVKPDLINEIATQLVEIPGVSEVYSVGGRFDLVAILRVPHNEALAEIVTGRFLKIEGITDSETLIAFKAYSKHDLERLFSIGME, from the coding sequence ATGGTGAACGCAATCGTGCTCATGACCGTCAAGCCTGACCTGATCAACGAGATCGCCACGCAGCTCGTGGAGATACCGGGCGTCAGCGAAGTCTACTCCGTGGGAGGCCGTTTCGACCTGGTGGCCATCCTGCGCGTACCGCACAACGAAGCTCTGGCGGAAATCGTCACGGGCAGGTTCCTCAAGATAGAAGGCATCACCGACTCGGAGACGCTCATCGCCTTCAAGGCCTATTCCAAGCATGATCTGGAGCGGCTGTTTTCGATAGGCATGGAATAG
- the msrA gene encoding peptide-methionine (S)-S-oxide reductase MsrA, with the protein MAEAGVWTPDIPPLDRMIPAGLKIATFAMGUFWGPDSRFGSIEGIWRTRVGYAGGSTPDPTYRRIGDHSETLQIEYDPQTIDYAELLRLFWEGHEPSRPAWSRQYASVIFWVDEEERRLAEESLREWNARRGGVYTRVERLEEFYRAEDYHQKYYLRGATEVMLDFTAIYPAQMGQRAFADSPAAARVNGYLGGYGGPERLARDLTLLGLSPRGERYLRRVVERSGGLWR; encoded by the coding sequence ATGGCCGAAGCCGGGGTGTGGACGCCGGATATTCCGCCTCTGGACCGCATGATCCCTGCGGGACTCAAGATCGCTACCTTCGCCATGGGCTGATTTTGGGGGCCGGACTCCCGGTTCGGGAGCATCGAGGGAATCTGGCGCACGCGTGTGGGCTACGCCGGCGGCAGCACTCCGGACCCAACCTACAGGCGCATCGGCGATCATAGCGAGACGCTGCAGATCGAGTACGATCCGCAGACCATCGATTATGCCGAACTGCTGCGGCTGTTCTGGGAGGGGCACGAACCCTCGCGGCCGGCCTGGTCCCGGCAATACGCCTCGGTCATCTTCTGGGTTGACGAGGAGGAACGGCGACTGGCCGAGGAGAGCCTGCGCGAGTGGAATGCGCGTCGGGGCGGGGTGTACACGCGGGTGGAGCGGCTGGAAGAGTTCTACCGCGCCGAGGATTATCATCAAAAGTACTATCTGCGTGGGGCCACGGAAGTCATGCTCGACTTTACGGCCATTTATCCGGCCCAGATGGGCCAACGGGCCTTCGCCGACTCGCCCGCCGCGGCACGGGTCAATGGCTACCTGGGCGGCTATGGCGGGCCGGAACGGCTTGCGCGCGATCTGACTCTGCTGGGTCTGTCTCCGCGCGGGGAACGGTATCTCAGAAGGGTCGTGGAGCGCAGCGGAGGACTCTGGCGCTGA
- a CDS encoding AMIN domain-containing protein — protein MSIRNFGRIVWIASLLVSVALVGMPAFAQDGGEKRFKLSAPESEQPVPPPSTSAQPAAVKEDGEPPAPSQNLPEPTAPAEPVVPIPDQPGGTAGGAETPAVAQDQPLAEEPAAVAAPVPLPEDDLPPPMKVEKNAGQPSATVQSFQGVQAQPAGKPLEIVPIREGKLSNLSTEGEQKAKSAKSAKSAKSAKSAKVGKSGQSAQTIRPRTLRPFWLDSRRHPADLSFKQGQVAFILGADIGRRGAYKTFLLDNPPRRIVDIPGRWRYDGPTDHRVRFNGVGSIRVGEHPDFLRIVFDYVQGEARPPLVHTTPDGISVIYFWGE, from the coding sequence ATGAGCATCAGGAACTTCGGGCGCATCGTATGGATTGCCTCGCTGCTCGTAAGTGTGGCGTTGGTCGGCATGCCTGCCTTTGCCCAAGACGGAGGCGAGAAGCGCTTCAAGCTCTCAGCTCCGGAGTCCGAGCAACCCGTGCCCCCCCCGTCGACTTCCGCTCAACCTGCCGCAGTCAAGGAAGACGGGGAGCCGCCCGCTCCCAGTCAGAATTTGCCCGAGCCAACGGCCCCGGCAGAGCCGGTGGTCCCTATCCCGGACCAACCGGGTGGAACGGCGGGCGGGGCGGAGACACCTGCCGTTGCGCAGGACCAGCCCCTGGCCGAGGAACCTGCTGCCGTAGCCGCGCCTGTTCCCTTGCCGGAAGACGATTTGCCGCCGCCAATGAAAGTGGAGAAGAACGCGGGGCAGCCTTCCGCGACTGTCCAGAGCTTTCAGGGCGTACAGGCCCAGCCGGCGGGCAAGCCCTTGGAGATCGTGCCCATTCGCGAGGGCAAGCTGTCGAATCTGTCAACTGAAGGCGAACAAAAGGCCAAGTCTGCCAAGTCTGCCAAGTCTGCTAAGTCCGCAAAGAGCGCCAAGGTCGGCAAATCCGGCCAATCCGCCCAAACCATCAGGCCCCGCACGTTGCGGCCATTCTGGTTGGACTCCCGGCGGCACCCGGCCGACCTGAGCTTCAAACAGGGCCAGGTGGCCTTCATTCTGGGCGCCGACATCGGCCGCCGTGGCGCATACAAGACTTTCCTGCTCGACAATCCACCGCGCCGCATCGTCGATATCCCTGGCCGCTGGCGCTATGACGGCCCCACCGATCATCGCGTGCGTTTCAACGGCGTTGGCTCCATCCGCGTTGGCGAGCACCCGGACTTCCTGCGCATCGTTTTCGACTACGTCCAGGGCGAGGCGCGTCCGCCCCTGGTGCATACCACCCCCGACGGCATTTCCGTCATCTACTTCTGGGGCGAGTAG
- the wrbA gene encoding NAD(P)H:quinone oxidoreductase, giving the protein MKALILFYTTYGHNYIMAQAAAEGVRQVEGCEAILRRVPENLSDEILAKMGALEARKQWEHVPVATVDELPDYDAIIFCVPTRFGNMAAQMRVFWDATGKLWVKNALGGKVASIMTSSNTQHGGQESTILMSIPPLLHQGMIYVGLPYTFQGQSRIDEITGCSPYGASTIAGPDGSRMPSENELDGARFQGKYVAGIAKKLAG; this is encoded by the coding sequence ATGAAAGCGCTGATTCTCTTCTATACGACCTACGGCCACAATTACATCATGGCTCAAGCCGCGGCCGAAGGCGTGCGCCAAGTGGAAGGCTGCGAGGCCATCCTGCGCCGCGTGCCCGAAAACCTGTCCGACGAGATCCTGGCCAAGATGGGTGCTCTGGAGGCCCGCAAACAGTGGGAGCATGTGCCCGTGGCCACGGTGGACGAGTTGCCGGACTACGACGCTATCATCTTCTGCGTGCCTACGCGCTTCGGCAACATGGCCGCCCAAATGCGCGTGTTCTGGGACGCCACGGGCAAGTTGTGGGTCAAGAACGCGTTGGGGGGCAAGGTCGCCAGCATCATGACCAGCTCCAACACCCAGCACGGCGGCCAAGAATCGACCATTCTCATGTCCATCCCGCCGCTGCTGCACCAGGGCATGATCTACGTTGGCCTGCCGTACACCTTCCAGGGCCAGTCGCGCATCGACGAGATCACCGGATGCTCGCCCTATGGCGCATCGACCATCGCCGGACCGGACGGCAGCCGCATGCCCAGCGAGAACGAGCTGGACGGCGCGCGGTTCCAGGGCAAGTATGTGGCGGGGATAGCTAAGAAGCTGGCGGGGTGA
- a CDS encoding zinc ribbon domain-containing protein — MRPRNLEEYVICPRCRALSPEGSNYCFQCGAALGLLDEFIFSNESGQGGMPALEGPLADVPELHWFLVLVYNIITLGIYGSVWFLRRLGAFQRLRSERRLNPGLLTASLVFTIASLGCALTLIVMGEGSALVVAGLPVTDLLDDFSTFLDLSAWLMLAHQALRLRRMIKDHVAAQGRHVAITALWTILFQNINLQHAINGLKRHGRS, encoded by the coding sequence TTGCGCCCGCGCAACCTGGAGGAATATGTGATCTGCCCGCGTTGCCGAGCCCTGAGCCCCGAAGGCTCTAATTACTGCTTTCAGTGCGGCGCGGCCCTGGGGCTTTTGGACGAGTTTATCTTTTCGAACGAGTCCGGCCAGGGCGGCATGCCGGCCTTGGAAGGGCCGCTGGCCGATGTGCCGGAACTGCATTGGTTCCTGGTGCTCGTCTACAATATCATCACCCTGGGCATTTACGGCTCTGTCTGGTTCCTGCGCCGACTTGGGGCTTTCCAGCGGCTGCGCTCGGAGCGCCGGCTCAATCCCGGCCTGCTGACGGCAAGCCTCGTCTTCACCATAGCCTCGCTCGGCTGCGCCCTGACCTTGATCGTTATGGGCGAAGGGAGCGCCCTGGTTGTGGCCGGCCTGCCCGTGACGGACCTGCTGGACGACTTTTCGACCTTCCTGGATTTGTCGGCTTGGCTCATGCTCGCCCATCAGGCTCTGCGGCTGCGGCGCATGATCAAGGACCACGTTGCAGCCCAAGGTAGGCATGTGGCCATCACTGCCTTATGGACCATACTCTTCCAGAACATCAATCTGCAGCACGCCATCAACGGCCTCAAACGGCACGGACGTTCGTAG
- the uvrA gene encoding excinuclease ABC subunit UvrA: MNKDSILKDSIHIEGARQHNLKNLTVDIPRGELVVVCGPSGSGKSTLAFDIVYAEGQRRYVESLSAYARQFLPQLDKPDVDKIEGLSPAISLEQQTTSRNPRSTVGTVTEIYDFLRVFFARLGTFYCPQCGKPIAAQASDQIVEEISALPEGTRFMLMAPLVEHQKGTHKELLAKLKRAGFVRVRLGGKKGEVLGIDEVPELEKNKKHTIDLVLDRLVSKPDMRKRLADSVELALRYGGERLYVATMGPGDMEERIFSTQSVCPTCKISLPKLSPQLFSFNSPQGACQRCLGIGSVEYFEPNLLAPNKGLSLADGALLPWKNSKVMARHREDLERLGRKWGFDMAMPIGKFPPEAWQHLFHGDKELGWRGVVPLLEMGESINRIWRDELSRFRQSAPCPVCHGARLKDEALAVRVDDKNIFQFTSLPISRALDWLQEREFKGHERVIAEPLMKELTHRLGFLVNVGLDYISLARNMATLSGGEAQRIRLAGQLGSGLVGVTYVLDEPSIGLHPRDNERLLSTLRKLQGRGNTVLVVEHDEATIREADHVLELGPGSGLLGGELVFAGPSSGLMNGAQTLTAKYLRGEMKNEIPDTRREPQGHLSLSGVTTNNLKDIDCAFPLGCLVCVTGPSGSGKSSLVVDSLYKHLALSQGIRVEEPGQIRGIEGAERIERIVSIDQSPIGRTPRSNPATYTKIFDEVRNIFVETKESKARGYKPGRFSFNVRGGRCEACQGDGVIKVEMHFLPDVYVTCDVCKGKRYNRETLDVRYKDLNISDVLDLTVRQARELFKHYPALDRRLSVLEDVGLEYIRLGQPATTLSGGEAQRIKISRELGKRSLPGTLYILDEPTTGLHMHEVGKLIHVLHQLVDKGASVIVIEHNVDIIRASDWVVDLGPGGGEAGGRIVSQGTPEHIKADPDSVTGRFLE; this comes from the coding sequence GTGAACAAGGATTCCATTCTCAAGGATTCCATCCATATTGAAGGCGCAAGGCAGCACAATCTCAAGAACCTGACCGTGGATATCCCCCGCGGCGAACTGGTGGTGGTCTGTGGACCGTCCGGCTCCGGCAAGTCCACCCTGGCCTTCGACATCGTCTACGCCGAGGGCCAGCGCCGCTACGTGGAGTCCCTCTCGGCCTACGCCCGTCAGTTCCTGCCCCAGCTCGACAAGCCAGACGTGGACAAGATCGAGGGTCTGTCTCCGGCCATCTCCCTGGAGCAGCAGACCACCTCGCGCAACCCGCGTTCCACCGTGGGCACGGTGACCGAGATCTACGACTTCCTGCGCGTGTTCTTCGCCCGCCTGGGCACATTTTACTGCCCCCAGTGCGGCAAGCCCATCGCGGCCCAGGCCAGCGACCAGATCGTGGAGGAGATATCCGCCCTGCCCGAGGGCACTCGTTTCATGCTCATGGCCCCGCTGGTGGAGCACCAGAAGGGCACGCACAAGGAGCTGCTGGCCAAGCTCAAGCGCGCGGGATTCGTGCGCGTGCGCCTGGGAGGCAAGAAGGGCGAGGTGCTGGGCATCGACGAGGTGCCCGAGCTGGAAAAAAACAAGAAGCACACCATCGACCTGGTGCTGGACCGCCTGGTTTCCAAGCCGGACATGCGCAAGCGGCTGGCCGATTCCGTGGAGCTGGCTCTGCGCTACGGCGGCGAGCGGCTGTACGTGGCGACCATGGGGCCCGGCGACATGGAGGAGCGCATCTTCTCCACCCAGTCCGTGTGCCCAACATGCAAGATCAGCCTGCCCAAGCTCTCGCCGCAGCTGTTCTCCTTCAACTCGCCCCAGGGCGCCTGCCAGCGCTGCCTGGGCATCGGCAGTGTGGAGTATTTCGAGCCGAACCTGCTGGCGCCCAACAAGGGTTTGTCCCTGGCCGACGGCGCGCTGCTGCCTTGGAAGAACTCCAAGGTCATGGCCCGACACCGGGAGGATCTGGAGCGTTTGGGCCGCAAGTGGGGCTTCGATATGGCCATGCCCATTGGCAAGTTCCCGCCCGAAGCCTGGCAGCACCTGTTCCACGGCGATAAGGAGCTGGGCTGGCGGGGCGTGGTGCCGCTATTGGAAATGGGCGAGTCCATCAACCGCATCTGGCGCGACGAATTGTCGCGCTTCCGCCAGTCCGCGCCCTGCCCGGTCTGCCACGGCGCGCGGCTCAAGGACGAAGCCCTGGCCGTGCGCGTGGACGACAAAAACATCTTCCAGTTCACCTCGCTGCCCATCTCGCGCGCTCTGGATTGGCTGCAGGAACGCGAGTTCAAGGGACATGAGCGGGTCATCGCCGAGCCGCTCATGAAGGAGCTGACCCACCGGCTTGGCTTCCTGGTCAACGTGGGCCTTGATTACATCAGCCTGGCGCGCAACATGGCCACGCTCTCGGGCGGCGAGGCTCAGCGCATCCGCCTGGCCGGCCAGCTCGGCTCGGGCCTGGTGGGCGTGACCTACGTGCTTGACGAGCCATCCATCGGCCTGCACCCGCGCGACAACGAGCGGTTGCTGTCGACGTTGCGCAAGCTTCAGGGCCGGGGCAACACCGTGCTCGTGGTCGAGCACGACGAAGCGACCATCCGCGAGGCCGACCATGTGCTGGAGCTTGGGCCTGGCTCGGGCCTGCTGGGCGGCGAGCTGGTCTTCGCCGGCCCGTCCTCCGGGCTCATGAACGGCGCGCAGACCCTGACCGCTAAGTATCTGCGCGGGGAGATGAAGAACGAGATACCGGACACGCGCCGCGAGCCCCAGGGCCATCTGTCTCTTTCGGGCGTGACCACAAACAACCTGAAGGACATCGACTGCGCCTTCCCCCTGGGCTGCCTGGTCTGCGTCACCGGCCCTTCGGGTTCGGGCAAGAGTTCGCTGGTGGTGGATTCGCTGTACAAGCACTTGGCCCTGTCCCAGGGCATCCGCGTGGAAGAGCCGGGCCAGATCAGGGGCATTGAAGGAGCGGAGCGCATCGAACGCATCGTGAGCATCGACCAGTCGCCCATCGGCCGTACTCCGCGTTCCAATCCGGCCACGTACACCAAGATCTTCGACGAGGTGCGCAACATCTTCGTCGAGACCAAAGAGTCCAAGGCGCGCGGCTATAAGCCAGGCCGCTTCTCCTTCAACGTGCGCGGCGGCCGCTGCGAAGCCTGCCAGGGCGACGGCGTCATCAAGGTCGAGATGCACTTCCTGCCCGACGTGTACGTGACCTGCGACGTTTGCAAGGGCAAGCGCTACAACCGCGAGACCCTGGACGTACGCTACAAGGACCTGAACATCTCCGATGTCCTGGACCTGACCGTGCGCCAGGCCCGCGAGCTGTTCAAACATTATCCGGCACTGGACCGCAGGCTGTCGGTGCTGGAGGACGTTGGCCTGGAGTACATCCGCCTGGGGCAGCCGGCCACGACACTCTCGGGCGGCGAGGCCCAGCGCATCAAGATCTCCCGCGAGCTGGGCAAGCGCAGCCTGCCCGGCACGCTGTACATCCTGGACGAGCCCACCACGGGCCTGCACATGCACGAGGTGGGCAAGCTCATCCACGTACTGCACCAGTTGGTGGACAAGGGCGCGTCGGTCATCGTCATCGAGCACAACGTGGACATCATCCGCGCCTCGGACTGGGTCGTGGACCTGGGGCCGGGCGGCGGCGAGGCCGGCGGGCGTATCGTCAGCCAGGGCACGCCCGAGCATATCAAGGCCGATCCCGATTCGGTTACGGGGCGTTTCTTGGAGTAG
- a CDS encoding sulfotransferase family protein, which yields MLKERPIIMLGPERSGTTLIMAMLGCHPRIAVPEVVWYYSRFRPYLHTYGDLSKKDNFHTLASEMVHGLKTPYWGMKVNPRTIVDEIVASAREQSFAGLYAAMFERYARETGNKPRWGEKTPYNLFFVGSILQDFPNAQFVYITRDGRDASADYLESSFGPTNIYSAAKVWKMCMNAVKPWREKLRADQWFDISYEELVREPEKVLRATCDFLGEEYSPQMMHFHSSDIGKARGNTEDHKPLGSPVSDKYIGIYKDLLSLRDQRIFAAVAGKELEEAGYELDVKPEMPLPAKIEKYEEWDGRIRAATLDGPEGHIVYESYNDWLMDQREERKKKGLWTDADVPAGVYPLGTPEEELIMGQRAWRKWKTHFSIKRDYNGKLAL from the coding sequence ATGCTTAAGGAGCGGCCGATCATTATGCTCGGCCCTGAAAGGTCCGGCACTACATTGATCATGGCAATGCTTGGCTGCCATCCCAGAATTGCAGTGCCTGAGGTCGTCTGGTACTACTCTCGCTTTCGTCCATACCTGCACACCTATGGCGATCTGTCCAAGAAGGACAATTTCCATACCTTGGCCTCTGAGATGGTGCATGGCCTGAAAACCCCGTACTGGGGCATGAAGGTTAATCCCAGAACCATCGTGGACGAAATCGTGGCCAGCGCACGCGAGCAGAGCTTCGCCGGTCTCTATGCCGCCATGTTCGAACGCTATGCCAGGGAGACGGGCAACAAGCCGCGCTGGGGCGAAAAGACGCCTTATAACCTATTCTTCGTCGGATCTATTCTTCAGGATTTCCCCAACGCTCAGTTCGTCTACATCACCCGCGATGGACGCGACGCCTCGGCGGACTACTTGGAGTCTTCATTCGGCCCCACGAACATCTACAGCGCGGCCAAGGTCTGGAAGATGTGCATGAACGCGGTCAAGCCCTGGCGCGAGAAGCTTAGGGCCGACCAGTGGTTCGACATCAGCTACGAGGAGCTCGTTCGCGAGCCCGAGAAGGTGCTGCGCGCCACCTGCGACTTCCTGGGCGAAGAATACAGCCCGCAGATGATGCATTTCCACAGCTCCGACATCGGCAAGGCCCGCGGCAATACCGAGGACCACAAGCCTCTGGGCAGCCCGGTGAGCGACAAGTACATCGGCATCTACAAGGATCTGCTCAGTCTGCGCGACCAGCGAATCTTCGCCGCCGTGGCCGGCAAGGAACTGGAGGAGGCCGGCTACGAACTTGATGTGAAGCCCGAGATGCCTCTGCCCGCGAAGATCGAGAAGTACGAAGAGTGGGACGGCCGCATCCGCGCCGCTACTCTGGACGGCCCCGAAGGCCATATCGTCTACGAGAGCTACAACGACTGGCTCATGGACCAACGTGAGGAGCGCAAGAAGAAGGGCCTGTGGACCGACGCCGATGTGCCGGCCGGAGTCTATCCCCTGGGCACGCCCGAGGAGGAGCTCATTATGGGTCAGCGAGCCTGGCGCAAGTGGAAGACCCATTTCAGCATCAAGCGCGACTACAACGGCAAGCTGGCTCTGTAG
- a CDS encoding SLC13 family permease, giving the protein MRENEVQSQPGNGRNWLHILLGPAIFLAVQFIPFFGPLNARMGFGILFWMVYWWVTVAVDIKVTCLVPLFVVAFHEYMPLVKVLESYAHKEFFLILGTSIVTVAWARWGFAKRMALHFLLRFGNDTRKQMIGWFLLTGLISFVMGNTPVAAIFAPVAVAALIYAGYETFEQRWNSNAASNVLIAVAWGASVGGMATPLGGGQAVVTLGMLQKYVGHEIYFLDWSLRMIPVSLVVIAAMCAFMWLLMKPEVQTFKGGREFYRKELEAMGPFSYEEKVSCYGFLLIVLLALLRPAYVDMVKGPFFAWLQPGRMFFILALVLFFMPSRRKSGENIVSIDALKKHFPLAILFIWPASVALGRILNQTGASAVVGQWLGGVFASGGDISAIVAFSLGGNALSQVTSDTAAAGVMIPIVIEAFKNWGGMEYGAVPFIWSVGAAISWSYAVASSTGAQGIVAGFGANLKRMFVYGMIGGVISVVVSTLYFIVTIALLKSDFYLLPPGL; this is encoded by the coding sequence ATGAGGGAGAACGAGGTACAAAGCCAGCCCGGCAACGGCCGGAACTGGCTGCACATCCTGCTCGGCCCGGCCATTTTTCTGGCCGTGCAGTTCATTCCATTCTTCGGTCCGCTGAACGCCCGCATGGGCTTCGGCATTCTGTTCTGGATGGTCTATTGGTGGGTCACCGTGGCGGTGGACATCAAGGTCACCTGCTTGGTGCCGCTCTTCGTAGTGGCCTTCCACGAGTACATGCCTCTAGTAAAGGTCCTGGAATCCTATGCGCACAAGGAATTTTTCCTGATCCTCGGCACGAGTATCGTGACCGTGGCCTGGGCTCGCTGGGGCTTCGCCAAGCGCATGGCCCTGCACTTCCTGCTGCGCTTCGGCAACGACACGCGTAAGCAGATGATCGGCTGGTTCCTGCTCACGGGCCTCATCAGCTTCGTCATGGGCAACACGCCCGTGGCGGCCATTTTCGCTCCCGTGGCCGTGGCCGCACTCATCTACGCCGGCTATGAGACCTTCGAGCAGCGCTGGAACAGCAACGCGGCCTCCAACGTGCTCATCGCCGTGGCCTGGGGCGCGTCCGTGGGCGGCATGGCCACGCCGCTGGGGGGCGGCCAGGCCGTGGTTACCCTGGGCATGCTCCAGAAGTATGTGGGCCACGAGATCTATTTCCTCGATTGGTCCCTGCGTATGATCCCGGTTTCGCTTGTCGTCATCGCGGCCATGTGCGCCTTCATGTGGCTGTTAATGAAGCCCGAGGTCCAGACCTTCAAGGGCGGCCGAGAGTTTTATCGCAAGGAGCTGGAGGCCATGGGTCCCTTCAGCTATGAGGAAAAAGTTTCTTGTTACGGCTTCCTGCTCATCGTGCTCCTGGCCCTGTTGCGGCCCGCCTATGTCGACATGGTCAAGGGACCGTTCTTCGCCTGGTTGCAACCCGGGCGCATGTTCTTCATCCTGGCCTTGGTGCTCTTCTTCATGCCCTCACGCCGCAAGTCGGGCGAAAACATCGTGTCCATCGACGCCCTGAAGAAGCACTTCCCCCTGGCCATATTGTTCATCTGGCCGGCCTCCGTGGCCTTGGGCCGCATTCTCAACCAGACCGGCGCCAGCGCGGTAGTGGGCCAGTGGCTCGGCGGCGTGTTCGCCTCGGGCGGCGACATCTCGGCCATCGTGGCCTTCAGCCTCGGCGGCAACGCCCTGTCCCAGGTCACCTCGGACACGGCCGCGGCAGGCGTCATGATCCCCATTGTCATTGAAGCCTTCAAGAACTGGGGCGGCATGGAATACGGTGCGGTGCCCTTCATCTGGTCCGTGGGCGCGGCCATCAGTTGGAGCTACGCCGTAGCATCGTCCACCGGCGCCCAGGGCATCGTGGCCGGCTTCGGCGCCAACCTCAAGCGCATGTTCGTCTATGGCATGATCGGCGGGGTAATCTCGGTTGTCGTGTCCACTCTCTACTTCATCGTGACCATCGCGCTGCTCAAGTCCGATTTCTATCTACTGCCTCCCGGCCTCTAA